The Triticum aestivum cultivar Chinese Spring chromosome 5A, IWGSC CS RefSeq v2.1, whole genome shotgun sequence genomic sequence TTTGCGCTCTAGGCACGCACGGCGCGACGCTTTCTTCTGCTCGGGCGGTTTTTGCTCGCCTTTGCGCCGGGGTGGTGGAGCTATATGTATAGACCCGAGCGAGCAGCCAGGGCAGGCGCCAAAAGGGCAGGGCTCGTGAGAGCAATCGATGGCTGCGGCCTGCGGGGGTGCCTGTCGCGCCGGCAGCAGGGCAAGCACGCAGCCCGTGCGAGCCGCTGTCGGGGGATTAAATTCCCTCCCTCCGACCATGGCAGCGGCAGAGCATGACATTTCTCCGGCTGCAGGGCCACTCAGCTCGACGCAGTGCAGCAAATTCTGTGTCATGTGTAAGGAGTAATAAACTTTTCTCGTCAGTGACAGTCCGGCATGGCAACAGAGAAATGGCTGGCACTAGCAGGCGTGTTTATCCACTgatgactagctcgctaatcacaTCTGCAGAGACGAAATAATACTCATGCTCGCAGCTAATCGAGCATCCAGGCGGcatctttttgttttgttttgggtCATCGAGGGGAGAGGCTAGGGGCGCACGCCTGAGGCTCGTGCGTCGTCGTCGTTTCTCCCGGCCGCGTGGCGGACACGATGATGACCCTTTTCTTCATCGGGTCGGGGAGCATATACTACCTAGAAGGATGCCGCCCAAACTAGCAAAATTTAAAACTAGTACCACTCAGATGATTGTACTACTAGTACCACTAGGGTGTAACCACTAACCAGGCTGCTTGTGATTAGTGTGTGGATAATACGGCTGAGTAGACCAAAGATTCCCCATAATGAGTCCATGACTGTAGTCACTGCTAGTTTAACCACGCGATTAGGTTCGAATGCGAGTCCATCGTACATTCATACGGTAACCAAATGCGGAACAGAACCTTTCCCAAAGCAAGTGCCAGGGGAGTGCGTTTCATTATAATACAAAacagcagaaaagtttgcacgagCAGCAGATATAAATACATAATAGTGATTGCAGCGGTCAAAATGTTTAAATTCTCACATCGCAAAGCATAAACTGAAAATTTACCAAAAACAACCTATAAACAATCGGCTGCTCTAGAAAACAAGGTGTAGATTTGAACCCAAAAAAGATAGGGGTAGTTAATTCCAGCACAGCATGTTCAGACCCTGAAATCAGTCTCCAACACAGCTTCAACAAGAAAAAATTCCTTCAACATTCGCTTAATAAATAATGTCTTAATATGGCAAGACAGGCAAAAACACTGATACAGATGTCACCGACTCTCCACAGTAAAATCTAGCACGTCAAACGGGATCATCTCCAGCAGCAACGATTGCAGTGGGTAGCCCATTATTGCAAAGAAATATGTTTAGTTTGCAACAAGGCTGTCGATGAGGTTGGCGGCGTCTTCCACCGTTGCGATGGTCTGCGCACTCGACTCCTCCACGCTGATCCCGAAAGCCTCCTCGAGGCCCATGACAATCTCAACCTACACAACAGAGCCACACAAAGTTTCACTAGTTAGGACCTGAGCAATCTCAAACTGAAAAGTATGATTTCGAGTGCTTATTTTCATGCACAAAGGAGTGTTGATAAAAGTTAGCATAAACTGCAGTAACAAAGTACTGCTGCCAAAAACGGCTACGAAGGATCAAAATGAAGAAGGCAGAACAATGTGGTTCTCACAGACACACTGGAACTTTTGCTAAAAGAGAACAGACCTACACATTCCCAGGCTTGGGTTCCAACTTACTAGTACTAGCGAGTCGTACTCACAAAATACTTTTAAAACAGAAACTATTTGTTGTTGTTGCATAACAAACAGAAACTATGGCCAAATAAGGGGGGTTTAGATGGATGATGCACTGTTACaaacttaacaacatcatatccaCTGGGTGGTGCCAGCTAGGTCTGTTGCTAGGATGAACATGTGACACACATTACAGTATCCAGCTGACTTACCGTGTCCAAGGAATCGGCACCAAGATCAGCAAACGTAGAGGAGCCAGAAACTACAGTGTCGTCAGCAAGCGCAAGCTGGCTCTTCACAATATCACAAACCTTTTCTACTGTCTCCTTTTTGGCCTGTTAAATTACAACACCAATATGAAGCAGTTAGAATCCTAGCAACAAAGCCCTATGATGCATAGTAGGCTTTCAGAAACATTGCATGGTAAATTTACCTGCCTATTAAATCGGAATTACAGGGTTATATTATGGTTGAATCAATGTGGTACAAGTAGACTAGGAGGCGCTTACTTAAGTCAAATTATAGGCCAAGCATGCAAAATGCACGATACCAAAAAGAAACTACCGTTGCTGGAATTATCTCCAAATTACTTTTAGACAAAATGGAAGCACTGTTGTGATGAAACACGACAGGGTTTTCTATATGATGCAGTAGTAGTTTGTGGACTTATGATAAAACTGGAATAAAATAGATTGAGATGAATAGCCTCAGATAGCATGCATGATTAATTATTCCAAAGAAAGGATTTTGCCTTCATATATGAAACTAATGACATATCAAATAGGTAGGGAAACAAATTTGAAGTGCATTAACTAATATATCAATTAATGATTGATACGATTGCAATACCAGAAAAGGATGATACTTACAGCACAGGAAACAGAAAATCTCTGGGGAACTGGCTGAAGACGGAAGGATACATTGCCTTTCCTTGGAGCAGAGAAGGAGACCGAGTTGGCATTGATTGCCTGTAAATCGCCGAAGATGATTTCGTAAGCAAGGCAAAAATAAGTGAACTAGGGAATAGCAAACCAAATTGACAGTGGAAAAACAATGCCACATTGCATAAAACTGTCATGTAGGTTGGTTGACTATCAGTCTATCAAATAGTGTTCAGGCATAAATAAATTATAAAATTATCAATGCTGCTTCACTGAAAGTGAAAAGCAGAAACTAGAGTACAAAATAGTAACCAAAAACAGTTACGTATATCCCTAAGTAATGCTATGTTAAAAAACTGTCAAACAGGACCTGTTCGGCTATTCCATTGTTTTCCATTTGGTTTCAACAAAGTGCTGACATAACTCCTAAGAAACGTTCACAGCCTGAATTAAATATACTTTTTCTCATTGAACACAGCATCAGTTTAAACAACAACCCCCATACTTTACTATAGAATGTTTCTTCTGTCTGCATAGCTTAAAGGCGGAATCATGTAGTCGAGGAATCCTCGGAGCTACACATCATGCATACAAGTTGAGTGTGAAGCAACCTATGAGATTATGTATCAATCACCTAAACCTGGGAATCTTTCACATAAAGTGAGACGCCTTTAGTGGGCAATCCTTAAGGCATGCTACCATGAAGCAATGCAAACAACAGCCCACTAGATAAGGTGGCGTGCCATTACAGATTTATGAGTAAACGAAGACTTTACATGCACCATACAGCGCTAGTTCTATATTTATCTAACTTTTTTGATAAAGATCTGTAAGCGCGATCATGGCATCACATCACATAAAGAAAAGAAGGTTACAGGCACAACAAAATCCAGTGAACAATCCGCACAGAATTCCCAAACATCCGATCCAACAAGCGCACAAATATGGTCACATGCGGTTATAAATGTATGTCACGATGAATGTGGTAGCACCGCCCAGATCGATTGGCTTAGGACAGGGAGCGCGAAACTCAGCCCTATGGTACGGTGCCAGATCCAATCGAGCCGAACTCCACGGACGTTTCGACTGAATATAAGCTACGGAATCGGCGGCACCTGGTGCCTCCAGCCATCCCAGCCACGGCAGGCGGACCAGAGCGGATCCGCACCGAATCTCGCAAACACTCAGATTCTGAAACCCCGCCGCCACTTAAACCCTACCGGTCGCAGATCGAACGACGTGAGGGGacggagggagaggggaggggagcGGGTGGACGTGGCGCGGTACCTTGACGGGCCTGGCGAAGGAGACGGCGGATGCGGCGGCGGAGGCCATGAGGGAGACGGGACAGGGGGAAGAGGCCGGCGcggtgtgggtgggtgggtggtggaggcggcggtcgGGGCGGCAACACGGGCAACACAGCAGCAGCAGGAGGGGTTGGATGCGCGTCGAAGGAAGTTAGCGGGGCCGTCTTATAGCGCGGGCCGGGCTTTGCACGTGGGCGCGGCATCGGGCGTATCGACCGACGCGGCTGGCTGGCTGGCGGAGGTCACGAGGCCCGGCCCATGACGATCTCGATGCCTCCGTCCCCCCAGCGCCCCGGGCCCACCTGCCAGCGCGACGGGCCCGGGTGGCCTATCGATCAACGGTGCTGCGTCGTTTGGTTTAGGAAGGAGAAACCGGTGGCGTGCTAGGCTGGCTCGTGGCGGCGCCCGCTGTTTTTGGGTGGACGTGCCCGTGCTGGCACGGCGACGTTTGACGGTGAGGCTGCTGGTGTTCGGTTCTTGTGTGGTTGAGCCGATTGATCGCGCTTGTTTTGGTACGGGTGAGTGAGGTAGGTGTAGGTTGGAGAGCGAGGAACTTAACCGCCCACGGAAAATGGCACGACCACCAGCTCAAGAACTGGAATACGAGTCAGGGGTAGGGTacgagtaatgctacacgtacaaacaAGTTACAACCTTTTACAAAAAAAGTTAATTTAATTGATCAATAAATGGGAAGGCGGTCCACCCCCTAAAAATCAGAGGGAGACAAGTTTGTGATTGGTTAGTAGATGAAAAAAAATCTAGTCGGTGTGTAATTGCGTGTAACTCTTTGTATATTTAGCATTATTGAGTAGGGTACAAAACGGACGGGATAGCGGACAATACCATTAGTATAAATATGATGTTGATTTTAGCCAAATGCTGTGCAAAAATGTTCGCACGAGCTACATGATTAATTTCATTTCGTGGGATAAATCGAGATGCTGCTTGCAGCCCTAGTCACGGGGAGCGAGCactagtttttgtttttgtttttttaggtgAAGGTGCGAACACTTGTTGAACCGGAGAGCTCCTCTTCGGCGCCTGTTGCGCCACGCTACGAGTGCTTCTCGGCATTGGCCCGGCATTGGCCCGGCATTGGCCCATTTAGTGCTCCCTTCGCTTGTCTGCTCGTCTTTTCTCCCGCTCTTAGAGCATTTTCAATAGATGGTctaaatataaaaatacctcattTTTGGACCGTCCAGAGCAAAAAAGGCTGCTTCAACAGATGGTCCATGTGCAAAAGAAATTAAACCGCGGCCTCCTCATGATGTAAAATTCAACATCTCGCGATGCAAATATACATCACAAGATGCATCTGGTCCAAAACCAGCCGCCGCTTGCGAACGCCCAACCGTCACTTCATTTCCGTCCCTGCTCGCGCCCGTCCGCCCGCTCGTGACCCGCCTGCCGGAATCCGCCGTCGCGACCGCCCAAAACCTCGTCGTCGCCCGCGTCACCACCCcacatccccgccgccgccgcc encodes the following:
- the LOC123104621 gene encoding acyl carrier protein 2, chloroplastic, with product MASAAASAVSFARPVKAINANSVSFSAPRKGNVSFRLQPVPQRFSVSCAAKKETVEKVCDIVKSQLALADDTVVSGSSTFADLGADSLDTVEIVMGLEEAFGISVEESSAQTIATVEDAANLIDSLVAN